A genomic region of Irregularibacter muris contains the following coding sequences:
- the nadE gene encoding NAD(+) synthase: MNREILSKAEKIVDWLREQVRQSNTQGLVVGISGGIDSALVAFLAKKAFPNHSLGVILPCKSSPLDREDALKVVKSCNMDHVEVNLTEVHNNIMHQVISELKTKGLYPENGNLRLSDANLRARLRMSTIYSIANANNYLVVGTDNAAETYIGYFTKYGDGGVDISPIANLSKREVGQWALELGVPKAIVEKAPSAGLWEGQTDEEEIGTTYNKVDDFLEGKAIPKRDQEIIMRLHNATEHKRKVPPVPPKFD; encoded by the coding sequence ATGAATAGAGAAATATTATCTAAGGCCGAAAAAATAGTTGATTGGCTAAGGGAACAGGTAAGACAATCCAACACACAAGGTTTGGTGGTAGGAATAAGTGGTGGAATTGACTCTGCCTTAGTGGCATTTTTGGCTAAGAAGGCCTTTCCCAATCATTCCTTAGGAGTAATTTTACCCTGCAAAAGCAGTCCATTGGATAGAGAAGATGCGCTGAAGGTAGTAAAATCTTGTAATATGGACCATGTGGAGGTGAATCTGACAGAGGTACACAACAACATTATGCATCAAGTCATCTCAGAATTAAAGACAAAGGGCTTATACCCTGAAAATGGAAATCTGAGATTATCTGATGCTAATCTCAGAGCTAGGTTGCGTATGAGTACTATTTATTCTATTGCAAATGCTAATAATTATCTTGTGGTGGGCACGGATAATGCTGCTGAAACCTATATAGGTTACTTTACAAAGTACGGAGATGGCGGTGTAGATATATCCCCTATAGCTAACCTATCTAAAAGGGAAGTAGGCCAGTGGGCTTTAGAATTGGGTGTACCCAAGGCAATTGTGGAAAAGGCTCCATCCGCTGGACTGTGGGAAGGACAAACAGATGAAGAAGAAATAGGTACTACCTATAATAAGGTAGATGATTTTCTCGAAGGGAAAGCTATACCGAAAAGAGACCAAGAAATTATTATGAGATTGCATAATGCAACAGAGCATAAAAGAAAGGTTCCACCTGTCCCTCCCAAGTTTGATTAA
- a CDS encoding YebC/PmpR family DNA-binding transcriptional regulator, with product MAGHSKWANIKHKKGKQDAVRGKIFTKFGKALAVAAKEGGSDPEHNAKLRDIIAKAKVQNMPNDNIERAIKRGAGELDGSHYEEIVYEGYGPGGVAVIVEALTDNKNRTAGDIRHIFDKNGGNLGTSGCVSFLFDRKGQLMIERSHDIDEDELMMLALDAGAEDFVVEEEGYEIVTDPNEFGTVREALEKEDLSFISAEVAMIPTTETSLTPEDIKKMQKMLDMFDDHDDIQEVYHNWSMPEDME from the coding sequence ATGGCAGGACATTCAAAGTGGGCGAATATTAAACATAAAAAAGGAAAACAGGATGCTGTAAGAGGGAAAATTTTCACGAAGTTTGGGAAAGCCCTTGCAGTAGCCGCTAAAGAAGGCGGTAGTGATCCTGAACATAATGCAAAACTAAGAGACATTATTGCAAAAGCAAAAGTGCAAAATATGCCCAATGATAATATAGAAAGAGCTATCAAAAGAGGTGCAGGAGAACTCGATGGAAGTCACTATGAAGAAATTGTATATGAGGGTTATGGTCCTGGTGGCGTAGCTGTAATTGTAGAGGCTTTAACGGATAATAAAAATAGAACCGCAGGAGACATTCGACATATTTTTGATAAAAATGGTGGCAACTTAGGAACAAGTGGCTGTGTATCCTTCTTATTTGATAGAAAAGGACAATTAATGATTGAAAGAAGTCATGATATAGATGAAGATGAATTAATGATGCTAGCGCTAGATGCAGGGGCAGAGGATTTTGTTGTTGAGGAAGAAGGTTATGAAATCGTCACAGATCCTAATGAATTTGGGACAGTGCGTGAAGCCCTAGAAAAAGAAGATTTGTCCTTTATATCCGCTGAAGTGGCAATGATCCCAACTACTGAAACATCCCTTACCCCAGAAGATATTAAAAAAATGCAAAAGATGTTGGATATGTTTGACGATCACGACGATATTCAAGAAGTGTATCATAACTGGAGTATGCCAGAGGATATGGAATAA